Proteins encoded by one window of Mesorhizobium sp. INR15:
- a CDS encoding replication-associated recombination protein A: MADLFSVDEPEKVPPGRPLADRLRPRNLGEVVGQEHLTGPDGALTRLIGSGSLGSMIFWGPPGTGKTTVARLLAGETSLAFEQISAVFSGVADLKKVFEAAKLRRSNGRQTLLFVDEIHRFNRAQQDGFLPVMEDGTVVLVGATTENPSFELNAALLSRARVLVFHSLGQESIAKLMARAEENEGRALPLDDEARAMLIRMSDGDGRASLTLAEEVWRAAKPGEVFDTDGLQRIVQRRAPIYDKGQDGHYNLISALHKSVRGSDPDAALYYLARMFDAGEDPLYLGRRLVRMAMEDIGLADPQALVVANAAKDAYDYLGSPEGELAFAEATVYLATAPKSNAVYNAFKAATRAAKEFGSLLPPKHILNAPTKLMKEEDYGAGYRYDHDEPDAFSGQDYFPEKMGRQTFYDPPERGFERDIRKRLDYWAKLRSEREK, translated from the coding sequence ATGGCCGATCTGTTCAGCGTTGATGAGCCGGAAAAAGTGCCGCCTGGCAGGCCGCTGGCCGACAGGCTTCGGCCGAGGAACCTGGGTGAGGTCGTCGGTCAGGAACACCTGACTGGCCCCGACGGCGCGCTGACGCGCCTCATTGGCTCCGGCTCGCTCGGTTCGATGATCTTCTGGGGCCCGCCCGGCACTGGCAAGACCACGGTCGCGCGGCTGCTCGCCGGCGAAACCAGCCTGGCTTTCGAGCAGATATCGGCTGTGTTTTCCGGCGTCGCCGATTTGAAGAAGGTGTTTGAAGCGGCCAAGCTTCGCCGGTCGAACGGGCGCCAGACCCTGCTTTTCGTCGACGAGATCCATCGTTTCAACCGCGCCCAGCAAGACGGATTCCTGCCTGTCATGGAGGACGGTACCGTTGTGCTGGTTGGCGCCACCACCGAAAACCCGTCCTTCGAACTGAACGCCGCGTTGCTGTCCCGCGCCCGCGTACTGGTCTTCCATTCGCTGGGGCAAGAGAGCATAGCCAAGCTCATGGCGCGCGCCGAGGAGAACGAGGGCAGGGCGCTGCCGCTCGATGACGAGGCGCGGGCGATGCTCATCAGGATGAGTGACGGCGATGGCCGCGCATCGCTGACGCTCGCCGAGGAAGTCTGGCGGGCCGCGAAGCCAGGCGAGGTCTTCGACACCGATGGACTGCAGCGCATCGTCCAGCGCCGCGCACCAATCTACGACAAGGGCCAGGACGGCCACTACAATCTGATCTCGGCGCTGCACAAGTCCGTGCGTGGTTCGGATCCCGATGCCGCGCTCTACTATCTCGCGCGTATGTTCGATGCCGGTGAGGATCCGCTCTATCTCGGCCGCCGGCTGGTACGCATGGCGATGGAGGATATCGGGCTCGCCGATCCGCAGGCGCTTGTGGTCGCCAATGCCGCCAAGGATGCCTACGACTATCTCGGTTCGCCGGAGGGCGAACTCGCTTTTGCCGAAGCCACCGTCTATCTCGCCACCGCGCCCAAATCCAATGCTGTCTACAACGCCTTCAAGGCGGCCACGCGCGCGGCCAAGGAGTTCGGTTCGCTGCTGCCGCCCAAGCATATCCTCAATGCGCCGACCAAGCTGATGAAAGAGGAAGACTACGGCGCCGGCTACCGCTACGACCACGACGAGCCGGATGCCTTTTCGGGCCAGGACTATTTTCCAGAAAAGATGGGCCGCCAGACTTTTTATGATCCGCCCGAACGCGGTTTCGAGCGCGACATCCGCAAGCGGCTGGATTACTGGGCGAAGTTGCGAAGCGAACGGGAAAAGTAG
- a CDS encoding DegQ family serine endoprotease yields the protein MRAKRLSLVLLFAAMAFAVAPVVRQAFAEDAAKTDPGLSDVLTDLLHGVEGENGTSGADKRVPFGREEVQLSFAPLVKQTAPAVVNVYASQTAKVTSPFDGDPFFEEFFGRSQPRAQSSLGSGVLVDPTGVVVTNYHVIKDADQVKVATADGREFASKVLLKDETLDLAVLKIESDKPFPVIAIGDSDALEVGDLVLAIGNPFGVGQTTTSGIVSALARSHIGVSDSSFFIQTDAAINPGNSGGALINMGGQLIGINTAIYSRSGGSIGIGFAIPANMVRAFADAAKAGLSFFERPYIGAEFEAVTPQIAESLGMEKPTGALVSSVDESGPAAKAGLKPGDVVLQLNGKLVESIEALDFRMATLSIGTKANFAVLSKGQQAAMEIALERAPEGAKPSEVTLHGRSPFSGAKVAELSPRLAQRLGLRTDIKGVTVVDINRDSPAADFGFQPGDIVREVNGTAIDTAATLEQAAKQDTRWWRFTVERGGQILRQVLRY from the coding sequence ATGCGCGCCAAAAGACTGTCCCTTGTTCTGCTCTTCGCCGCGATGGCGTTCGCAGTCGCACCTGTGGTCAGGCAGGCGTTCGCGGAAGACGCGGCCAAGACCGATCCGGGCCTGTCCGACGTGCTGACCGATCTGCTGCACGGCGTCGAAGGCGAGAACGGCACTTCTGGCGCCGACAAGCGCGTGCCGTTCGGTCGCGAGGAAGTGCAACTGTCCTTCGCGCCGCTGGTCAAGCAGACAGCGCCGGCGGTGGTCAATGTCTACGCTTCGCAGACCGCCAAGGTAACGTCGCCCTTCGATGGCGATCCGTTCTTTGAGGAGTTTTTCGGCCGCTCGCAGCCGCGCGCGCAGTCATCGCTCGGCTCCGGCGTGCTGGTCGATCCGACCGGCGTCGTGGTCACCAATTACCACGTCATCAAGGATGCGGACCAGGTCAAGGTTGCGACCGCCGACGGCCGAGAATTCGCCAGCAAGGTCCTGCTCAAGGACGAGACGCTCGACCTTGCCGTGCTCAAGATCGAATCCGACAAGCCGTTTCCGGTGATCGCCATCGGCGATTCCGATGCGCTTGAGGTCGGCGACCTTGTGCTGGCCATCGGTAATCCCTTCGGCGTCGGCCAGACCACCACCAGCGGCATTGTCTCTGCCCTGGCGCGCAGCCATATCGGCGTCTCCGATTCCAGCTTCTTCATCCAGACCGATGCCGCCATCAATCCCGGTAATTCCGGTGGTGCGCTGATCAATATGGGCGGCCAGCTGATCGGCATCAACACCGCCATCTACAGCCGCAGCGGCGGCTCGATCGGCATTGGCTTTGCCATTCCGGCCAACATGGTGCGCGCCTTCGCTGATGCCGCCAAGGCTGGGCTTTCCTTCTTCGAACGGCCCTATATCGGTGCTGAGTTCGAGGCGGTGACGCCACAGATCGCTGAATCGCTCGGTATGGAAAAGCCAACCGGCGCACTGGTTTCATCGGTTGACGAGTCGGGTCCGGCCGCCAAGGCCGGCCTCAAGCCCGGTGATGTCGTGCTGCAGCTCAACGGCAAGCTGGTCGAGAGCATTGAAGCGCTCGACTTCCGCATGGCGACCCTGTCGATCGGCACCAAGGCCAACTTCGCCGTGCTGAGCAAAGGCCAGCAGGCGGCGATGGAGATCGCACTGGAGCGCGCGCCGGAAGGCGCCAAGCCATCCGAAGTCACCCTGCACGGCCGCAGCCCGTTTTCCGGCGCTAAAGTCGCGGAGCTGTCGCCGCGGCTGGCGCAGCGGCTTGGCCTGCGCACCGACATCAAGGGCGTCACCGTGGTCGACATCAATCGCGATTCGCCAGCCGCTGATTTCGGCTTCCAGCCGGGTGACATCGTGCGCGAAGTGAATGGCACCGCCATCGATACCGCCGCCACCTTGGAACAAGCGGCCAAGCAGGACACACGCTGGTGGCGCTTTACCGTCGAGCGTGGTGGGCAGATACTGCGGCAGGTGTTGCGTTACTGA